A region from the Acidobacteriota bacterium genome encodes:
- a CDS encoding nucleoside hydrolase, giving the protein MKRVAIAFFLTAVLCLPTYVFAQKQIKIIADQDSAGPEGTNFLSLLMLLRAPQVDLLGITTVSGDQWMEPATVFALWATEITGRADVPVVKGAERPLVNSQREQEAREHLFGSYLAWHGSFNPDAPPPKETWAPPGGYPKVKPKPGRAADFLIDTIRAHPGEVVLYCAGPLTNIALAVSMDHDIVPLTKAIYIMGGSSAGGSELNWWWDPEAAAIVLRQPWKEIVITPFEAGEQIWSSENLMKRVVSAGGPLANHVKQVYLDREPPPGTSMWSMMWDELTVASILDPSVIEKSETMYLDVDITHGPKYGHTVVWKPSDEVPQFFLAYSGPRPVDKEKWKAHLTPPEQLHPASVQMKVDTQKFEKIFVNLMSH; this is encoded by the coding sequence ATGAAACGGGTTGCCATAGCGTTTTTTCTCACCGCTGTCTTATGTCTGCCCACGTACGTCTTCGCACAGAAACAAATAAAAATCATTGCTGATCAAGATAGTGCGGGTCCGGAGGGAACGAATTTTCTTTCCTTGCTCATGTTGTTGCGAGCGCCGCAAGTGGACCTGCTTGGCATCACCACGGTAAGCGGAGATCAATGGATGGAGCCTGCCACAGTTTTTGCGTTGTGGGCTACGGAGATTACCGGACGAGCCGACGTACCTGTAGTCAAGGGCGCGGAGCGTCCGCTAGTGAATAGTCAGCGCGAGCAGGAAGCCCGTGAACATCTTTTCGGCTCGTACCTTGCCTGGCACGGCTCGTTTAATCCTGACGCTCCACCGCCGAAGGAGACATGGGCGCCTCCCGGCGGCTATCCAAAGGTGAAGCCGAAACCCGGGCGGGCTGCGGACTTCCTCATCGATACGATCCGTGCTCATCCTGGCGAAGTGGTCCTCTACTGCGCCGGTCCGCTCACTAACATCGCGCTCGCCGTTTCCATGGACCACGACATTGTTCCGCTCACCAAGGCAATTTACATCATGGGCGGAAGCAGTGCCGGCGGCTCGGAGCTGAACTGGTGGTGGGATCCGGAAGCAGCCGCCATCGTGCTTCGCCAGCCTTGGAAAGAAATTGTGATCACGCCCTTTGAGGCGGGTGAACAGATTTGGTCGAGCGAGAATTTGATGAAGAGAGTAGTAAGTGCCGGTGGCCCTCTTGCAAATCACGTCAAGCAGGTTTATCTCGACCGTGAACCGCCGCCCGGAACCTCCATGTGGTCGATGATGTGGGACGAACTCACAGTGGCGTCGATCCTCGATCCCTCAGTGATAGAAAAGTCCGAGACGATGTACCTTGACGTGGATATCACGCATGGGCCGAAGTATGGACACACGGTAGTGTGGAAGCCCTCGGATGAAGTTCCACAATTCTTCCTCGCCTACAGCGGGCCACGTCCCGTCGATAAGGAAAAATGGAAGGCTCATCTGACGCCGCCCGAGCAATTGCATCCAGCTAGCGTGCAAATGAAAGTGGACACACAGAAGTTTGAGAAGATCTTTGTAAACTTAATGAGCCACTAG
- a CDS encoding TIGR03842 family LLM class F420-dependent oxidoreductase: MQFGITIKPDMSVERILSLTRQAEAAGFEYGWIFDSHVLWLDPYPLLTLMATNTKKMRLGTCVTNPATRDITVTSSLFATLNLISGGRMQLGIGRGDSSRRVLGKKPVTSAQLEQSVHDFRALTGANETDYEGRPARLTWANGGVPPVWVAGYGPKVLELAGRVADGVILQFADPDLIAWCMGFVRKGAESVGRDPSKIEVMAAAPVWVSDDLKIGRDHVRWFPALVSNHVVDLVSRYKPEELPSALTSYIRTKEQYDYLHHCEVDSSNADFVSDEVTDRFCLLGPAEAHIEKLRALARVGVTQFNIYLMCGEEEGTLETYKKEVLPKFRARS; the protein is encoded by the coding sequence ATGCAGTTTGGCATCACGATCAAGCCCGACATGTCGGTGGAGCGAATCCTTTCTCTAACGCGACAGGCAGAAGCTGCAGGCTTTGAATACGGTTGGATTTTCGATTCGCACGTGCTGTGGCTGGACCCGTATCCACTGCTCACACTGATGGCGACGAACACGAAGAAGATGCGCCTCGGTACATGCGTGACTAACCCTGCCACGCGCGACATCACCGTGACCTCGAGCTTGTTCGCCACGTTGAACTTGATTTCCGGCGGGCGCATGCAACTCGGCATCGGCCGCGGCGACAGTTCGCGGCGCGTGTTGGGCAAGAAGCCAGTGACGTCGGCGCAACTGGAACAGTCCGTCCATGACTTTCGCGCTCTGACGGGAGCCAATGAAACCGACTACGAAGGCCGTCCCGCGCGGCTTACGTGGGCGAACGGCGGAGTTCCTCCCGTGTGGGTGGCGGGATATGGTCCCAAGGTGCTCGAACTTGCCGGACGAGTCGCCGACGGCGTGATTCTGCAATTCGCCGATCCTGATTTGATTGCCTGGTGCATGGGCTTCGTGAGAAAGGGTGCAGAATCCGTCGGACGCGATCCGAGCAAGATTGAAGTGATGGCCGCCGCGCCGGTGTGGGTCTCAGACGATTTGAAAATTGGGCGCGACCATGTGCGCTGGTTTCCAGCGCTGGTGTCGAATCATGTCGTCGACCTGGTATCGCGCTACAAGCCGGAAGAACTGCCCTCAGCGCTGACTTCCTATATCCGCACGAAGGAACAGTATGACTATCTTCATCACTGCGAAGTCGACAGCAGCAATGCAGACTTTGTGTCCGATGAAGTAACCGACCGGTTTTGTCTGCTTGGCCCAGCCGAGGCGCACATCGAGAAACTCCGGGCGCTGGCGCGAGTGGGCGTCACTCAATTCAACATTTATCTGATGTGCGGCGAGGAAGAAGGCACATTGGAAACGTACAAGAAGGAAGTCCTACCCAAGTTTCGTGCCCGCTCATAG
- a CDS encoding NCS1 family nucleobase:cation symporter-1, whose translation MQTSPSRIESSPLYNLDLAPVSAERRTWGTYSFAALWVSMSVNILTYMLAASLIQGGMDWKQAVATVFLGNTIVLVPMLLNSHPGARYGIPFPVLARASFGVLGANVAAVLRAFVACGWFGIQTWIGGEAINTLITTLYPAWSSIPHGAAICFMAFWLINLAVILKGIEYIRFLQGISAPVLLAVGVLLLAWAYKTAGGFGPMVSATSRFGSFADFLKFLIPALNGTVGFWATVSLNIPDFTRFARSQRQQIIGQALALPATMTLYSLIGILVTSATVVIYGTAIWDPVQLLSRFHSPVAVVISLLAILLATLNVNIGANVVSPANDFSNLWPRKISFRTGGVMTCFMGIALMPWKLLADYRTFILGWLGGYAAFLGPVAGIMICDYFVIRRRVLLVDDLYLRGGAYEYSGGFNWFAIIALAAGAGTALIGLVVPSVRVLYDYSWFVGFAVSFFVYYSFMKLSARTLSH comes from the coding sequence ATGCAGACATCACCATCCCGCATTGAGTCCAGTCCGCTCTACAACCTTGACCTGGCGCCCGTTTCCGCGGAGCGCCGGACCTGGGGCACATACAGCTTCGCCGCGCTGTGGGTATCGATGTCGGTCAATATTCTTACCTACATGCTGGCCGCCAGCCTGATCCAGGGCGGGATGGACTGGAAGCAGGCAGTCGCAACGGTGTTTCTTGGCAACACGATTGTCCTCGTCCCGATGCTGTTGAATTCGCACCCGGGAGCACGCTACGGTATTCCCTTTCCAGTGCTCGCGCGCGCGTCGTTCGGCGTCCTGGGCGCAAATGTTGCCGCCGTGCTCCGCGCTTTCGTTGCCTGCGGATGGTTCGGCATTCAAACCTGGATCGGCGGCGAAGCCATCAACACGCTGATCACAACCTTGTATCCGGCGTGGAGTAGCATCCCGCACGGCGCCGCGATCTGCTTCATGGCGTTCTGGCTGATCAACCTCGCCGTGATTCTCAAGGGCATTGAGTACATTCGATTTCTCCAAGGGATCAGCGCGCCGGTTCTTCTTGCCGTTGGAGTTCTGCTACTCGCTTGGGCCTATAAAACCGCGGGCGGATTTGGCCCGATGGTATCAGCCACTTCCCGCTTCGGGAGTTTCGCTGATTTCTTGAAATTCCTGATACCTGCCCTCAACGGCACCGTCGGATTCTGGGCGACCGTGTCTCTCAACATCCCCGACTTCACCCGCTTCGCGCGCAGCCAGCGCCAACAGATCATCGGCCAGGCACTCGCCCTACCCGCCACCATGACGCTTTATTCGCTGATCGGCATTCTGGTGACTTCGGCAACCGTGGTGATCTATGGAACCGCAATCTGGGATCCCGTCCAGTTGCTCAGCCGGTTTCATTCGCCGGTTGCGGTGGTGATTTCGTTGTTAGCCATCTTGCTGGCGACGTTGAACGTGAACATTGGCGCTAACGTGGTGTCACCGGCAAATGACTTCTCCAATCTGTGGCCACGCAAGATCAGCTTCCGCACCGGCGGCGTGATGACGTGCTTCATGGGAATCGCGCTCATGCCATGGAAACTGCTGGCCGACTATAGGACGTTCATCCTCGGCTGGCTGGGTGGCTACGCGGCATTCCTCGGCCCTGTCGCCGGGATCATGATCTGCGACTATTTCGTGATTCGACGTCGGGTTTTGCTGGTGGATGATCTCTATCTGCGCGGCGGCGCGTACGAATATTCTGGCGGCTTTAACTGGTTCGCGATCATCGCTCTGGCGGCGGGAGCGGGGACGGCGCTGATTGGCTTAGTCGTGCCGTCGGTGCGGGTGTTGTATGACTATTCGTGGTTCGTGGGTTTCGCGGTGTCGTTCTTTGTCTACTACAGCTTCATGAAATTATCGGCCCGAACGCTATCGCACTGA
- a CDS encoding nucleoside hydrolase, with product MIDTDTASDDAVAIIMALRAPDVRVVAITTVAGNVDVQQSTRNALYTAELCGSDVPVYTGADKPLLRRYENATWFHGRDGLGDHGYPPPRRAAGKLHAVDAIIEAVEANPGIVIVTLAPLTNLALAVAKRPDIVSKVGRCVVMGGAPCCEGNVTPAAEYNIWVDPEAARIVMLTGLPIELIGWHLSRGDSVAGEDDIAQIQKLNTPLAHFAIESNSHARTAYKIQTGEDGISLPDPVAMCIALDPTVGTEWSDHYVEVETQSELTRGMTVVDRLDKANDERNQSVWADAVRNAPKAKVCWTIDTKLWKNALLSALR from the coding sequence CTGATCGATACCGACACTGCTTCTGACGACGCCGTTGCAATCATCATGGCATTGCGTGCGCCCGATGTCCGCGTCGTCGCGATCACAACCGTTGCCGGTAACGTCGACGTTCAGCAGTCCACCCGCAATGCGCTCTACACAGCGGAACTTTGCGGCTCCGATGTGCCTGTATATACAGGCGCGGACAAACCGTTGCTTCGCCGTTACGAAAATGCAACCTGGTTCCACGGACGCGACGGCCTGGGCGATCACGGATATCCTCCCCCGCGTCGGGCCGCGGGTAAATTGCATGCGGTCGATGCCATCATCGAAGCGGTCGAAGCGAATCCTGGGATTGTGATTGTGACGCTCGCGCCTCTCACGAATCTCGCGCTGGCGGTCGCAAAGAGACCAGACATTGTTTCGAAAGTAGGACGCTGCGTCGTGATGGGCGGTGCCCCGTGTTGCGAAGGAAATGTGACGCCGGCGGCGGAATACAACATCTGGGTCGATCCTGAAGCTGCGCGAATCGTGATGTTGACTGGCCTGCCCATCGAACTCATCGGTTGGCATTTGAGTCGCGGAGATTCCGTGGCCGGGGAAGACGACATCGCGCAGATTCAGAAACTAAATACGCCCCTTGCGCACTTTGCGATCGAATCCAACAGTCACGCACGTACCGCTTACAAGATACAAACAGGCGAAGACGGGATTTCACTGCCTGATCCCGTCGCGATGTGTATTGCGCTTGATCCGACTGTTGGAACCGAATGGAGCGACCACTACGTAGAGGTCGAGACGCAAAGCGAACTCACACGCGGTATGACCGTGGTCGATCGTCTCGACAAGGCCAACGACGAGCGCAATCAGTCCGTCTGGGCCGACGCGGTACGCAATGCTCCCAAGGCCAAGGTGTGCTGGACCATCGACACAAAACTCTGGAAGAACGCTCTGCTTTCGGCGCTCCGCTGA
- a CDS encoding acyltransferase, translating to MSRIVRCGLIQATNALGGNRPLAEIKKAMIDKHLKLIEQAARKKVRVLCLQELFYGPYFCAEQNIRWYEMTERVPGGPTTKLMQQIAARHGMVIVVPVYEEQMPGLYFNTAAVIDADGTYLGKYRKHHIPHVHPGFWEKFYFTPGDSGYPVFNTKFARVGVYICYDRHFPEGARALGMNGAEIVFNPSATVAGLSEHLWELEQPAHAVANGYFVGAINRVGREKPWNIGEFYGKSYFCNPRGQIFAQASRNKDEVLVADVDLDMIGEVRKTWQFYRDRRPETYGALTAQSGSTD from the coding sequence ATGTCCCGTATCGTGCGCTGTGGACTCATCCAGGCAACCAATGCGCTCGGCGGCAACCGTCCATTGGCTGAAATCAAAAAAGCCATGATCGACAAGCACCTCAAGTTGATCGAACAGGCTGCCAGGAAAAAAGTGCGCGTGCTCTGCCTGCAGGAACTGTTCTATGGTCCTTATTTTTGCGCCGAACAGAATATTCGCTGGTACGAGATGACGGAGCGCGTTCCCGGCGGACCAACCACGAAACTGATGCAGCAGATTGCTGCCAGGCACGGCATGGTGATCGTGGTTCCGGTATATGAAGAGCAGATGCCCGGGCTGTATTTCAACACCGCTGCCGTCATCGACGCGGATGGCACTTACCTGGGCAAATATCGCAAGCACCACATCCCGCACGTGCATCCCGGATTTTGGGAAAAATTCTATTTCACTCCCGGAGATTCGGGCTATCCAGTCTTCAATACGAAATTCGCTCGCGTCGGAGTGTACATCTGTTACGACCGCCATTTTCCCGAAGGAGCCCGCGCGCTGGGGATGAACGGCGCGGAAATTGTCTTCAATCCTTCCGCAACCGTTGCGGGACTCTCCGAGCACCTGTGGGAACTCGAACAGCCGGCGCATGCGGTGGCCAACGGATATTTTGTCGGCGCAATCAATCGCGTCGGCCGCGAAAAGCCGTGGAATATCGGCGAGTTCTATGGCAAAAGTTACTTCTGCAATCCGCGTGGCCAGATCTTCGCCCAGGCGAGCCGCAACAAGGACGAAGTGCTGGTCGCGGACGTTGATCTCGACATGATTGGCGAAGTCCGAAAGACGTGGCAGTTCTACCGCGACCGGAGACCGGAGACGTATGGGGCGTTGACGGCGCAGAGCGGGTCCACGGATTGA